One Dama dama isolate Ldn47 chromosome 16, ASM3311817v1, whole genome shotgun sequence DNA window includes the following coding sequences:
- the LOC133071000 gene encoding ATP synthase subunit ATP5MJ, mitochondrial-like has translation MHPAEIRQLVLVRMRMLCLSRWSCAKILQSLIKNVGITMKPYYTQVYQMWVGMGLVGFIAYKIRSADKRSKALEASSRTPAHGYH, from the exons ATGCACCCAGCAGAGATCCGACAGCTTGTACTAGTGAGGATGAGGATG CTCTGCCTGAGCCGCTGGTCCTGTGCCAAGATACTTCAAAGCCTTATTAAGAACGTTGGGATCACCATGAAGCCCTACTATACCCAAGTTTACCAGATGTGGGTAGGAATGGGGTTGGTGGGCTTCATCGCTTATAAAATCAGGAGTGCTGATAAAAGAAGTAAAGCCTTGGAAGCTTCCAGTCGTACACCTGCTCACGGTTATCACTAA